One part of the Sarcophilus harrisii chromosome 5, mSarHar1.11, whole genome shotgun sequence genome encodes these proteins:
- the LOC100923011 gene encoding olfactory receptor-like protein OLF3, producing MGKDNQTWVNSFILLGLSSDLKTQIFLFVLFLSIYLLTLFGNILIIILIRLDSRLHTPMYFFLTNLNFVDVSYATSIVPQMLAHFLEEKKTIPRVSCAAQLFFSLGLGGIEFVLLATMAYDRYVAVCNPLRYSAIMHVGLCTKLVAASWVSGSLNSLMQTAITFQLPTCTNHVIDHISCELLAVVRLACVDTSSNEVAIMASSIILLMTPFLLVLLSYIKIISTILKIQSTEGRKKAFQTCASHLTVVTLCYGMTIFTYIQPHSTPNILQEKMISLFYALLIPMLNPLIYSVRNKEVKGAWQKLLGQFYELKSKLTSS from the coding sequence atgggaaaagacaatCAGACGTGGgtaaattcattcattctcctGGGGCTGTCTAGTGACTTGAAGACCCAgatctttctctttgttcttttcctgTCCATTTACCTTCTGACTTTATTTGGAAACATTCTAATCATCATTCTCATCAGGCTGGATTCCAGGCTGCATACTCCCATGTACTTCTTCCTCACCAACCTCAACTTTGTTGATGTCTCTTATGCTACAAGCATTGTCCCCCAAATGCTGGCACActtcctggaagaaaagaaaacaattccacgTGTGAGCTGTGCTGCCCAACTATTTTTCTCTCTGGGTCTAGGGGGgattgaatttgttttgttggcAACAATGGCCTATGACCGCTATGTAGCAGTTTGTAACCCGCTGCGTTATTCAGCTATCATGCACGTGGGTCTGTGTACCAAGCTAGTGGCTGCCTCCTGGGTCAGTGGTTCCCTGAACTCTCTCATGCAGACTGCCATCACCTTCCAGCTTCCCACGTGCACAAATCATGTCATTGATCACATATCATGTGAGCTCTTAGCTGTAGTCAGATTGGCCTGTGTGGACACATCTTCCAATGAGGTTGCAATTATGGCTTCTAGTATTATCCTACTTATGACCCCATTCTTGCTGGTTCTGCTGTCCTATATCAAGATCATCTCCACTATCCTGAAGATTCAGTCtacagagggaagaaagaaagccTTTCAGACTTGTGCTTCCCATCTAACAGTGGTGACTCTGTGCTATGGAATGACCATTTTCACTTACATTCAGCCCCACTCAACCCCCAATATCCTTCAGGAGAAGATGATCTCACTGTTCTATGCCCTTTTAATACCCATGCTGAACCCTCTAATTTATAGTGTGAGGAATAAGGAAGTGAAGGGAGCCTGGCAGAAGCTGCTTGGGCAATTCTATGAATTAAAGTCAAAGCTGACTTCTTCATGA